A portion of the Catalinimonas alkaloidigena genome contains these proteins:
- a CDS encoding EI24 domain-containing protein, with amino-acid sequence MTTVKDIRLGLRSYGTALAMIRQHRLWYFFLLPGVANLLLFALVFYFGWQVAYNTGQAAEGKFADWGATGGLAQSVGLLVSITLMLATLLLYFKLYKYLLLIVLAPLWAWIAERTQELDGAPAVPFSMRLFLKNLTRGLKIGLRSLVWEMLITGGLLLLLLVPFINLIVPLLLFLNEGFWWGFSVLDLRNEYFGWNDHSSVRWINYHKGLALSNGIVFLLLLAIPLLGLLVAPVLSVMAAGLAANRAEDASETMSREPGA; translated from the coding sequence ATGACTACCGTCAAAGACATTCGGCTCGGCCTGCGCAGTTACGGAACCGCCCTGGCGATGATCCGGCAGCACCGCCTCTGGTACTTTTTTCTGTTGCCGGGCGTCGCCAACCTGCTGCTGTTTGCCCTGGTTTTTTACTTCGGCTGGCAGGTCGCCTACAACACGGGCCAGGCGGCCGAGGGAAAATTTGCCGACTGGGGAGCCACCGGCGGGCTGGCGCAGTCGGTGGGACTGCTGGTGTCTATCACCCTGATGCTGGCTACGCTGCTGCTCTATTTCAAGCTCTACAAATACCTCTTGTTGATTGTGCTGGCGCCATTGTGGGCCTGGATTGCCGAACGAACGCAGGAGCTGGACGGCGCACCGGCTGTGCCGTTCAGCATGCGCCTGTTTCTTAAAAATCTGACCCGCGGGCTAAAAATCGGGCTGCGCAGTCTGGTATGGGAGATGCTCATCACGGGCGGGCTGCTCCTGTTGCTTTTGGTGCCGTTTATCAACCTGATTGTGCCGCTGCTGTTGTTTCTGAACGAAGGCTTCTGGTGGGGATTTTCCGTACTGGACCTGCGCAACGAATACTTCGGCTGGAACGACCATTCGAGCGTCCGGTGGATCAACTACCACAAAGGCCTCGCCCTCTCGAACGGAATCGTCTTCCTGCTGCTACTCGCCATTCCGTTGCTGGGCCTGCTCGTTGCGCCGGTGCTTTCCGTCATGGCCGCCGGGCTGGCCGCGAACCGGGCCGAAGACGCCAGTGAGACGATGAGCCGAGAGCCCGGTGCCTAG
- a CDS encoding NAD-dependent succinate-semialdehyde dehydrogenase produces MSIATVNPLNNETLKTFDEPARPDIESTLERAQKTFLEWRKRPFADRSKLMHKAADLLRERKERYADLMTLEMGKVHKEAIAEVEKCADVCDFYADHAAEFLADEPVETEAHKSMIVYNPLGVVLAIMPWNFPFWQVFRFAAPNLMAGNVGVLKHASNVPQCALAIEEVFRDAGFPPCTFSTLLISSEQVESVIAHPVVRAVTLTGSEKAGQKVAETAGKYLKKTVLELGGSDPFIVLADADLEKAAKVAVQARMINTGQSCIAAKRFIVEQKVADRFLERMRHHMEALQGGDPNDDVDYGPMAREDLANDLLEQVEQSVAMGARVVLGGKRPDREGAFLEPTILTDVKPGMPAWEEELFGPVAVVIPVQDVNEAIEVANASPYGLGGSVWTQDLEKGEQVARELETGGVFINALYKSDQRLPFGGVKRSGYGRELSYIGIREFMNQKTVWIEAKDSNRHHEKVQSE; encoded by the coding sequence ATGTCCATTGCCACCGTCAACCCGCTGAACAACGAAACCCTCAAAACGTTTGACGAACCCGCCCGCCCCGACATCGAATCGACCCTGGAGCGAGCGCAGAAAACGTTCCTGGAATGGCGCAAGCGCCCGTTTGCCGACCGCAGCAAACTCATGCACAAAGCGGCCGACCTGCTGCGCGAACGCAAGGAGCGGTACGCCGACCTGATGACCCTGGAGATGGGCAAGGTGCACAAGGAGGCGATTGCCGAAGTGGAAAAGTGCGCGGATGTCTGCGACTTCTACGCCGACCACGCCGCCGAATTTCTGGCCGACGAGCCGGTCGAGACGGAAGCGCACAAGAGCATGATCGTCTACAATCCGCTGGGGGTGGTGCTGGCCATCATGCCCTGGAATTTTCCGTTCTGGCAGGTGTTCCGGTTTGCGGCCCCCAACCTGATGGCCGGCAACGTGGGCGTGCTGAAACATGCCTCGAACGTGCCGCAGTGCGCCCTGGCTATTGAAGAAGTGTTTCGGGATGCCGGTTTTCCGCCCTGCACCTTTTCCACGTTGCTGATTTCGTCCGAACAGGTCGAAAGTGTAATTGCGCATCCGGTCGTCAGGGCAGTCACGTTGACGGGCAGCGAAAAAGCGGGACAGAAAGTGGCGGAAACGGCCGGCAAATACCTGAAGAAAACGGTGCTGGAACTGGGCGGCAGCGATCCGTTCATCGTGCTGGCCGACGCCGACCTGGAAAAAGCGGCGAAGGTGGCCGTGCAGGCGCGGATGATCAACACCGGACAGAGCTGCATTGCGGCCAAACGGTTCATCGTCGAACAGAAAGTGGCCGACCGGTTCCTGGAGCGGATGCGGCACCACATGGAAGCCTTGCAAGGCGGCGATCCGAACGACGACGTCGACTACGGCCCCATGGCCCGCGAGGACCTCGCGAACGATCTGCTGGAGCAAGTCGAGCAGTCGGTAGCGATGGGCGCACGTGTGGTGCTCGGCGGCAAACGCCCCGACCGCGAAGGGGCTTTTCTGGAGCCGACCATCCTGACCGACGTGAAGCCCGGCATGCCCGCTTGGGAAGAAGAATTGTTCGGCCCCGTGGCGGTGGTGATTCCCGTGCAGGACGTCAACGAAGCCATCGAAGTCGCCAATGCTTCCCCGTACGGCCTTGGCGGATCGGTCTGGACGCAGGACCTGGAAAAAGGCGAGCAGGTGGCCCGCGAACTGGAAACGGGTGGCGTGTTCATCAACGCTCTCTACAAATCGGACCAGCGGCTTCCCTTCGGCGGAGTGAAACGGTCCGGCTACGGTCGTGAGCTTTCCTACATCGGCATCCGCGAGTTCATGAACCAGAAAACGGTCTGGATCGAGGCCAAAGACAGCAACCGGCACCACGAAAAGGTCCAGAGCGAGTAA